The following are from one region of the Quercus robur chromosome 1, dhQueRobu3.1, whole genome shotgun sequence genome:
- the LOC126713100 gene encoding uncharacterized protein LOC126713100, producing MTDVLYRATKYMNAEEALLAREEKPKKKERQENTRQDRGRKVAKTGDQRDEKRPRLPTGRFANFTPLTTPIDQVLMQIKDEGALTFPGKLKGDPNKRPRDKYCHFHRVHGHDTTNCYDLKQQIEALIRQGKLQRFVSRERTDTPEEQAPRRENERPRPPIGDIRMIVGGTTAAESSKKARKTYLRMVYSVQLTGFVPKMPRIDNPVIKFSEDNAWRLHHPYDDTLVVSLQIGDYNMHRVLVDNGSSTDILYYPAFQQMRIDRERLASTNTPLMGFGGTKVFPLGAITLAMTAG from the coding sequence ATGACAGACGTTCTCTACAGGGCtaccaagtacatgaatgcagaGGAAGCATTGCTAGCCCGCGAGGAAAAGCCTAAGAAGAAGGAGAGGCAGGAGAACACGCGACAAGATAGGGGGCGAAAGGTCGCTAAAACCGGGGATCAACGTGATGAAAAGCGCCCTAGACTCCCCACTGGAAGATTCGCCAATTTCACCCCATTAACCACCCCAATCGACCAAGTATTGATGCAAATTAAAGATGAAGGAGCATTGACTTTCCCTGGAAAGTTAAAAGGAGACCCCAACAAAAGACCAAGAGACAAGTATTGTCACTTTCACCGAGTCCACGGGCACGACACAACCAACTGCTACGACCtgaagcagcagattgaggccCTAATCAGGCAGGGGAAGCTACAGAGGTTCGTCAGTAGGGAAAGAACTGATACACCGGAAGAACAGGCCCCACGACGGGAGAACGAGCGCCCTAGACCACCCATAGGGGACATAAGAATGATCGTAGGGGGCACAACCGCAGCCGAATCTTCCAAGAAAGCCCGCAAAACCTACCTCAGAATGGTCTATAGCGTCCAACTCACAGGATTCGTACCAAAGATGCCACGAATAGATAACCCCgtcataaaattttcagaggatAACGCTTGGAGACTTCATCATCCGTATGATGACACACTAGTGGTCAGCTTGCAGATAGGGGATTATAACATGCACCGGGTCCTCGTCGACAACGGCAGCTCAACAGACATCCTGTACTATCCAGcattccagcaaatgaggatcGACAGGGAACGGTTGGCCTCAACGAACACCCCACTCATGGGATTTGGGGGTACGAAAGTGTTCCCTTTAGGCGCAATAACACTAGCTATGACGGCGGGGTGA